From Hippoglossus stenolepis isolate QCI-W04-F060 chromosome 4, HSTE1.2, whole genome shotgun sequence, a single genomic window includes:
- the agfg1a gene encoding arf-GAP domain and FG repeat-containing protein 1a isoform X3, whose protein sequence is MAASAKRKQEEKHLKMLREMTSLPPNRKCFDCDQRGPTYANMTVGSFVCTSCSGILRGLNPPHRVKSISMTTFTQQEIEFLQKHGNEVCKQIWLGIFDDRISSVPDFREPQKVKEFLQDKYEKKRWYVSAEQAKVVASVHASISGSSNSSTSSTPEVRPLKSLLGESAPSLHLNKNTPPNQSPVVSRGQIHQQQFHDKKFDLLSDLGGDIFAAPPNMNAGASSSFANFAHFNSHTTAQNANANADFANFDAFGSTSATSGGFPSAPQAPFQPSNTAFTVLSSSRSMGEFATALPLQGAHSSASGGLANANFAKFDNFHNSCSADFGAFSSSSQSNSTGAGKAAVQSTSIPADRYAVLADLDNVFSSAITEQGGIPIVASSTTAAGVGGFPQKQPAVPTGGDRYAALAELDTVFGSPVPTTSVYNTTTAHGSVFGSETGVSTAQAQQALPGMAHGFGAHPSTNPFVAAGVAPAGPPTNPFQSNGRVAHVAAAAGLMRVLHGQGYPPTFAFGTGSMSMPSGFGNNAGFNLPTSFSGTFQQQFPGQAPFPQPPAYPQQPNGGGYHPAFGQAKPVGTPFGQAMAGPMVSSNPFLGAAPPAQYPTGGSSTNPFL, encoded by the exons ACGAGGACTGAATCCACCCCACAGAGTCAAGTCCATCTCTATGACAACCTTCACGCAACAGGAAATCGAGTTCCTACAGAAACATGGGAATGAG GTATGTAAACAGATCTGGCTCGGCATTTTTGATGACAGAATCTCCTCAGTACCAGACTTCAGAGAACCACAGAAAGTCAAGGAGTTCCTTCAAGACAAATACGAGAAGAAGCGATG GTACGTATCTGCTGAACAAGCCAAAGTAGTGGCATCAGTCCATGCTTCCATCTCTGGCTCGTCaaacagcagcaccagcagcactcCAGAGGTTAGACCACTCAAATCCCTGCTTGGGGAGTCGGCCCCCTCCCTACACCTCAACAAGAACACCCCACCAAATCAG TCTCCAGTGGTGAGCCGTGGACAAATCCATCAGCAGCAGTTCCATGACAAGAAGTTTGACCTCCTCAGTGACTTGGGTGGAGACATCTTCGCTGCCCCGCCTAACATGAACGCAGGCGCCAGCTCCAGTTTTGCCAACTTTGCACATTTCAACAGCCACACAA CAGCACAAAATGCCAACGCAAATGCCGACTTTGCAAATTTTGATGCATTTGGGAGCACTTCTGCGACATCAGGTGGTTTCCCCTCCGCACCCCAAGCCCCATTCCAACCCTCAAATACAG CATTCACTGTGCTCTCATCCAGCCGCAGTATGGGTGAGTTTGCCACTGCTCTGCCTCTCCAGGGTGCACACA GTAGTGCTTCAGGGGGACTAGCAAATGCCAATTTTGCTAAATTTGACAACTTCCACAATTCGTGTAGTGCTGACTTTGGAGCCTTCAGTTCCTCTTCCCAGAGTAACTCAACAGGAGCTGGCAAAGCTGCTGTACAGAGTACTAGCATCCCTGCTGATAGATACGCAGTCCTGGCTGACCTGGATAACGTGTTTAGCTCTGCCATAACAGAGCAAG GGGGTATCCCGATAGTGGCAagctcaaccacagcagctgGAGTGGGGGGTTTTCCTCAGAAGCAGCCAGCGGTGCCAACAGGGGGGGATCGCTATGCTGCTCTCGCTGAGCTTGATACTGTCTTTGGTTCCCCAGTCCCTACCACCAGTGTTTACAACACCACCACTGCACATGg GAGTGTGTTTGGCTCAGAGACTGGGGTGTCAACAGCACAAGCACAGCAGGCCCTGCCTGGCATGGCTCATGGTTTCGGCG CACATCCTTCAACTAATCCGTTCGTAGCTGCTGGAGTGGCCCCTGCGGGACCTCCCACCAACCCGTTCCAGAGCAACGGCAGAGTGGCTCAtgtggcggcagcagcag GCTTGATGAGGGTTCTTCATGGGCAGGGTTACCCCCCCACCTTTG cattcGGCACAGGCTCCATGAGTATGCCTTCTGGATTTGGGAATAATGCAGGCTTCAACCTTCCCACCAGCTTTAGTGGAACTTTCCAGCAACAATTTCCTGGGCAGGCTCCCTTCCCTCAGCCTCCTGCATATCCCCAACAACCCAACG GTGGAGGATATCATCCAGCCTTTGGCCAGGCCAAGCCTGTTGGGACTCCTTTCGGTCAGGCTATGGCTGGACCTATGGTCTCAAGCAACCCTTTCCTG GGCGCGGCTCCACCTGCACAGTATCCAACAGGAGGCTCCTCTACAAATCCCTTCTTATAG
- the agfg1a gene encoding arf-GAP domain and FG repeat-containing protein 1a isoform X7, producing MAASAKRKQEEKHLKMLREMTSLPPNRKCFDCDQRGPTYANMTVGSFVCTSCSGILRGLNPPHRVKSISMTTFTQQEIEFLQKHGNEVCKQIWLGIFDDRISSVPDFREPQKVKEFLQDKYEKKRWYVSAEQAKVVASVHASISGSSNSSTSSTPEVRPLKSLLGESAPSLHLNKNTPPNQSPVVSRGQIHQQQFHDKKFDLLSDLGGDIFAAPPNMNAGASSSFANFAHFNSHTTAQNANANADFANFDAFGSTSATSGGFPSAPQAPFQPSNTGSASGGLANANFAKFDNFHNSCSADFGAFSSSSQSNSTGAGKAAVQSTSIPADRYAVLADLDNVFSSAITEQGGIPIVASSTTAAGVGGFPQKQPAVPTGGDRYAALAELDTVFGSPVPTTSVYNTTTAHGSVFGSETGVSTAQAQQALPGMAHGFGAHPSTNPFVAAGVAPAGPPTNPFQSNGRVAHVAAAAGLMRVLHGQGYPPTFAAFGTGSMSMPSGFGNNAGFNLPTSFSGTFQQQFPGQAPFPQPPAYPQQPNGGGYHPAFGQAKPVGTPFGQAMAGPMVSSNPFLGAAPPAQYPTGGSSTNPFL from the exons ACGAGGACTGAATCCACCCCACAGAGTCAAGTCCATCTCTATGACAACCTTCACGCAACAGGAAATCGAGTTCCTACAGAAACATGGGAATGAG GTATGTAAACAGATCTGGCTCGGCATTTTTGATGACAGAATCTCCTCAGTACCAGACTTCAGAGAACCACAGAAAGTCAAGGAGTTCCTTCAAGACAAATACGAGAAGAAGCGATG GTACGTATCTGCTGAACAAGCCAAAGTAGTGGCATCAGTCCATGCTTCCATCTCTGGCTCGTCaaacagcagcaccagcagcactcCAGAGGTTAGACCACTCAAATCCCTGCTTGGGGAGTCGGCCCCCTCCCTACACCTCAACAAGAACACCCCACCAAATCAG TCTCCAGTGGTGAGCCGTGGACAAATCCATCAGCAGCAGTTCCATGACAAGAAGTTTGACCTCCTCAGTGACTTGGGTGGAGACATCTTCGCTGCCCCGCCTAACATGAACGCAGGCGCCAGCTCCAGTTTTGCCAACTTTGCACATTTCAACAGCCACACAA CAGCACAAAATGCCAACGCAAATGCCGACTTTGCAAATTTTGATGCATTTGGGAGCACTTCTGCGACATCAGGTGGTTTCCCCTCCGCACCCCAAGCCCCATTCCAACCCTCAAATACAG GTAGTGCTTCAGGGGGACTAGCAAATGCCAATTTTGCTAAATTTGACAACTTCCACAATTCGTGTAGTGCTGACTTTGGAGCCTTCAGTTCCTCTTCCCAGAGTAACTCAACAGGAGCTGGCAAAGCTGCTGTACAGAGTACTAGCATCCCTGCTGATAGATACGCAGTCCTGGCTGACCTGGATAACGTGTTTAGCTCTGCCATAACAGAGCAAG GGGGTATCCCGATAGTGGCAagctcaaccacagcagctgGAGTGGGGGGTTTTCCTCAGAAGCAGCCAGCGGTGCCAACAGGGGGGGATCGCTATGCTGCTCTCGCTGAGCTTGATACTGTCTTTGGTTCCCCAGTCCCTACCACCAGTGTTTACAACACCACCACTGCACATGg GAGTGTGTTTGGCTCAGAGACTGGGGTGTCAACAGCACAAGCACAGCAGGCCCTGCCTGGCATGGCTCATGGTTTCGGCG CACATCCTTCAACTAATCCGTTCGTAGCTGCTGGAGTGGCCCCTGCGGGACCTCCCACCAACCCGTTCCAGAGCAACGGCAGAGTGGCTCAtgtggcggcagcagcag GCTTGATGAGGGTTCTTCATGGGCAGGGTTACCCCCCCACCTTTG cagcattcGGCACAGGCTCCATGAGTATGCCTTCTGGATTTGGGAATAATGCAGGCTTCAACCTTCCCACCAGCTTTAGTGGAACTTTCCAGCAACAATTTCCTGGGCAGGCTCCCTTCCCTCAGCCTCCTGCATATCCCCAACAACCCAACG GTGGAGGATATCATCCAGCCTTTGGCCAGGCCAAGCCTGTTGGGACTCCTTTCGGTCAGGCTATGGCTGGACCTATGGTCTCAAGCAACCCTTTCCTG GGCGCGGCTCCACCTGCACAGTATCCAACAGGAGGCTCCTCTACAAATCCCTTCTTATAG
- the agfg1a gene encoding arf-GAP domain and FG repeat-containing protein 1a isoform X1, which produces MAASAKRKQEEKHLKMLREMTSLPPNRKCFDCDQRGPTYANMTVGSFVCTSCSGILRGLNPPHRVKSISMTTFTQQEIEFLQKHGNEVCKQIWLGIFDDRISSVPDFREPQKVKEFLQDKYEKKRWYVSAEQAKVVASVHASISGSSNSSTSSTPEVRPLKSLLGESAPSLHLNKNTPPNQSPVVSRGQIHQQQFHDKKFDLLSDLGGDIFAAPPNMNAGASSSFANFAHFNSHTTAQNANANADFANFDAFGSTSATSGGFPSAPQAPFQPSNTAFTVLSSSRSMGEFATALPLQGAHSSASGGLANANFAKFDNFHNSCSADFGAFSSSSQSNSTGAGKAAVQSTSIPADRYAVLADLDNVFSSAITEQGGIPIVASSTTAAGVGGFPQKQPAVPTGGDRYAALAELDTVFGSPVPTTSVYNTTTAHGSVFGSETGVSTAQAQQALPGMAHGFGAHPSTNPFVAAGVAPAGPPTNPFQSNGRVAHVAAAAGLMRVLHGQGYPPTFAAFGTGSMSMPSGFGNNAGFNLPTSFSGTFQQQFPGQAPFPQPPAYPQQPNGGGYHPAFGQAKPVGTPFGQAMAGPMVSSNPFLGAAPPAQYPTGGSSTNPFL; this is translated from the exons ACGAGGACTGAATCCACCCCACAGAGTCAAGTCCATCTCTATGACAACCTTCACGCAACAGGAAATCGAGTTCCTACAGAAACATGGGAATGAG GTATGTAAACAGATCTGGCTCGGCATTTTTGATGACAGAATCTCCTCAGTACCAGACTTCAGAGAACCACAGAAAGTCAAGGAGTTCCTTCAAGACAAATACGAGAAGAAGCGATG GTACGTATCTGCTGAACAAGCCAAAGTAGTGGCATCAGTCCATGCTTCCATCTCTGGCTCGTCaaacagcagcaccagcagcactcCAGAGGTTAGACCACTCAAATCCCTGCTTGGGGAGTCGGCCCCCTCCCTACACCTCAACAAGAACACCCCACCAAATCAG TCTCCAGTGGTGAGCCGTGGACAAATCCATCAGCAGCAGTTCCATGACAAGAAGTTTGACCTCCTCAGTGACTTGGGTGGAGACATCTTCGCTGCCCCGCCTAACATGAACGCAGGCGCCAGCTCCAGTTTTGCCAACTTTGCACATTTCAACAGCCACACAA CAGCACAAAATGCCAACGCAAATGCCGACTTTGCAAATTTTGATGCATTTGGGAGCACTTCTGCGACATCAGGTGGTTTCCCCTCCGCACCCCAAGCCCCATTCCAACCCTCAAATACAG CATTCACTGTGCTCTCATCCAGCCGCAGTATGGGTGAGTTTGCCACTGCTCTGCCTCTCCAGGGTGCACACA GTAGTGCTTCAGGGGGACTAGCAAATGCCAATTTTGCTAAATTTGACAACTTCCACAATTCGTGTAGTGCTGACTTTGGAGCCTTCAGTTCCTCTTCCCAGAGTAACTCAACAGGAGCTGGCAAAGCTGCTGTACAGAGTACTAGCATCCCTGCTGATAGATACGCAGTCCTGGCTGACCTGGATAACGTGTTTAGCTCTGCCATAACAGAGCAAG GGGGTATCCCGATAGTGGCAagctcaaccacagcagctgGAGTGGGGGGTTTTCCTCAGAAGCAGCCAGCGGTGCCAACAGGGGGGGATCGCTATGCTGCTCTCGCTGAGCTTGATACTGTCTTTGGTTCCCCAGTCCCTACCACCAGTGTTTACAACACCACCACTGCACATGg GAGTGTGTTTGGCTCAGAGACTGGGGTGTCAACAGCACAAGCACAGCAGGCCCTGCCTGGCATGGCTCATGGTTTCGGCG CACATCCTTCAACTAATCCGTTCGTAGCTGCTGGAGTGGCCCCTGCGGGACCTCCCACCAACCCGTTCCAGAGCAACGGCAGAGTGGCTCAtgtggcggcagcagcag GCTTGATGAGGGTTCTTCATGGGCAGGGTTACCCCCCCACCTTTG cagcattcGGCACAGGCTCCATGAGTATGCCTTCTGGATTTGGGAATAATGCAGGCTTCAACCTTCCCACCAGCTTTAGTGGAACTTTCCAGCAACAATTTCCTGGGCAGGCTCCCTTCCCTCAGCCTCCTGCATATCCCCAACAACCCAACG GTGGAGGATATCATCCAGCCTTTGGCCAGGCCAAGCCTGTTGGGACTCCTTTCGGTCAGGCTATGGCTGGACCTATGGTCTCAAGCAACCCTTTCCTG GGCGCGGCTCCACCTGCACAGTATCCAACAGGAGGCTCCTCTACAAATCCCTTCTTATAG
- the agfg1a gene encoding arf-GAP domain and FG repeat-containing protein 1a isoform X2 — MAASAKRKQEEKHLKMLREMTSLPPNRKCFDCDQRGPTYANMTVGSFVCTSCSGILRGLNPPHRVKSISMTTFTQQEIEFLQKHGNEVCKQIWLGIFDDRISSVPDFREPQKVKEFLQDKYEKKRWYVSAEQAKVVASVHASISGSSNSSTSSTPEVRPLKSLLGESAPSLHLNKNTPPNQSPVVSRGQIHQQQFHDKKFDLLSDLGGDIFAAPPNMNAGASSSFANFAHFNSHTTQNANANADFANFDAFGSTSATSGGFPSAPQAPFQPSNTAFTVLSSSRSMGEFATALPLQGAHSSASGGLANANFAKFDNFHNSCSADFGAFSSSSQSNSTGAGKAAVQSTSIPADRYAVLADLDNVFSSAITEQGGIPIVASSTTAAGVGGFPQKQPAVPTGGDRYAALAELDTVFGSPVPTTSVYNTTTAHGSVFGSETGVSTAQAQQALPGMAHGFGAHPSTNPFVAAGVAPAGPPTNPFQSNGRVAHVAAAAGLMRVLHGQGYPPTFAAFGTGSMSMPSGFGNNAGFNLPTSFSGTFQQQFPGQAPFPQPPAYPQQPNGGGYHPAFGQAKPVGTPFGQAMAGPMVSSNPFLGAAPPAQYPTGGSSTNPFL, encoded by the exons ACGAGGACTGAATCCACCCCACAGAGTCAAGTCCATCTCTATGACAACCTTCACGCAACAGGAAATCGAGTTCCTACAGAAACATGGGAATGAG GTATGTAAACAGATCTGGCTCGGCATTTTTGATGACAGAATCTCCTCAGTACCAGACTTCAGAGAACCACAGAAAGTCAAGGAGTTCCTTCAAGACAAATACGAGAAGAAGCGATG GTACGTATCTGCTGAACAAGCCAAAGTAGTGGCATCAGTCCATGCTTCCATCTCTGGCTCGTCaaacagcagcaccagcagcactcCAGAGGTTAGACCACTCAAATCCCTGCTTGGGGAGTCGGCCCCCTCCCTACACCTCAACAAGAACACCCCACCAAATCAG TCTCCAGTGGTGAGCCGTGGACAAATCCATCAGCAGCAGTTCCATGACAAGAAGTTTGACCTCCTCAGTGACTTGGGTGGAGACATCTTCGCTGCCCCGCCTAACATGAACGCAGGCGCCAGCTCCAGTTTTGCCAACTTTGCACATTTCAACAGCCACACAA CACAAAATGCCAACGCAAATGCCGACTTTGCAAATTTTGATGCATTTGGGAGCACTTCTGCGACATCAGGTGGTTTCCCCTCCGCACCCCAAGCCCCATTCCAACCCTCAAATACAG CATTCACTGTGCTCTCATCCAGCCGCAGTATGGGTGAGTTTGCCACTGCTCTGCCTCTCCAGGGTGCACACA GTAGTGCTTCAGGGGGACTAGCAAATGCCAATTTTGCTAAATTTGACAACTTCCACAATTCGTGTAGTGCTGACTTTGGAGCCTTCAGTTCCTCTTCCCAGAGTAACTCAACAGGAGCTGGCAAAGCTGCTGTACAGAGTACTAGCATCCCTGCTGATAGATACGCAGTCCTGGCTGACCTGGATAACGTGTTTAGCTCTGCCATAACAGAGCAAG GGGGTATCCCGATAGTGGCAagctcaaccacagcagctgGAGTGGGGGGTTTTCCTCAGAAGCAGCCAGCGGTGCCAACAGGGGGGGATCGCTATGCTGCTCTCGCTGAGCTTGATACTGTCTTTGGTTCCCCAGTCCCTACCACCAGTGTTTACAACACCACCACTGCACATGg GAGTGTGTTTGGCTCAGAGACTGGGGTGTCAACAGCACAAGCACAGCAGGCCCTGCCTGGCATGGCTCATGGTTTCGGCG CACATCCTTCAACTAATCCGTTCGTAGCTGCTGGAGTGGCCCCTGCGGGACCTCCCACCAACCCGTTCCAGAGCAACGGCAGAGTGGCTCAtgtggcggcagcagcag GCTTGATGAGGGTTCTTCATGGGCAGGGTTACCCCCCCACCTTTG cagcattcGGCACAGGCTCCATGAGTATGCCTTCTGGATTTGGGAATAATGCAGGCTTCAACCTTCCCACCAGCTTTAGTGGAACTTTCCAGCAACAATTTCCTGGGCAGGCTCCCTTCCCTCAGCCTCCTGCATATCCCCAACAACCCAACG GTGGAGGATATCATCCAGCCTTTGGCCAGGCCAAGCCTGTTGGGACTCCTTTCGGTCAGGCTATGGCTGGACCTATGGTCTCAAGCAACCCTTTCCTG GGCGCGGCTCCACCTGCACAGTATCCAACAGGAGGCTCCTCTACAAATCCCTTCTTATAG
- the agfg1a gene encoding arf-GAP domain and FG repeat-containing protein 1a isoform X8 gives MAASAKRKQEEKHLKMLREMTSLPPNRKCFDCDQRGPTYANMTVGSFVCTSCSGILRGLNPPHRVKSISMTTFTQQEIEFLQKHGNEVCKQIWLGIFDDRISSVPDFREPQKVKEFLQDKYEKKRWYVSAEQAKVVASVHASISGSSNSSTSSTPEVRPLKSLLGESAPSLHLNKNTPPNQSPVVSRGQIHQQQFHDKKFDLLSDLGGDIFAAPPNMNAGASSSFANFAHFNSHTTQNANANADFANFDAFGSTSATSGGFPSAPQAPFQPSNTGSASGGLANANFAKFDNFHNSCSADFGAFSSSSQSNSTGAGKAAVQSTSIPADRYAVLADLDNVFSSAITEQGGIPIVASSTTAAGVGGFPQKQPAVPTGGDRYAALAELDTVFGSPVPTTSVYNTTTAHGSVFGSETGVSTAQAQQALPGMAHGFGAHPSTNPFVAAGVAPAGPPTNPFQSNGRVAHVAAAAGLMRVLHGQGYPPTFAAFGTGSMSMPSGFGNNAGFNLPTSFSGTFQQQFPGQAPFPQPPAYPQQPNGGGYHPAFGQAKPVGTPFGQAMAGPMVSSNPFLGAAPPAQYPTGGSSTNPFL, from the exons ACGAGGACTGAATCCACCCCACAGAGTCAAGTCCATCTCTATGACAACCTTCACGCAACAGGAAATCGAGTTCCTACAGAAACATGGGAATGAG GTATGTAAACAGATCTGGCTCGGCATTTTTGATGACAGAATCTCCTCAGTACCAGACTTCAGAGAACCACAGAAAGTCAAGGAGTTCCTTCAAGACAAATACGAGAAGAAGCGATG GTACGTATCTGCTGAACAAGCCAAAGTAGTGGCATCAGTCCATGCTTCCATCTCTGGCTCGTCaaacagcagcaccagcagcactcCAGAGGTTAGACCACTCAAATCCCTGCTTGGGGAGTCGGCCCCCTCCCTACACCTCAACAAGAACACCCCACCAAATCAG TCTCCAGTGGTGAGCCGTGGACAAATCCATCAGCAGCAGTTCCATGACAAGAAGTTTGACCTCCTCAGTGACTTGGGTGGAGACATCTTCGCTGCCCCGCCTAACATGAACGCAGGCGCCAGCTCCAGTTTTGCCAACTTTGCACATTTCAACAGCCACACAA CACAAAATGCCAACGCAAATGCCGACTTTGCAAATTTTGATGCATTTGGGAGCACTTCTGCGACATCAGGTGGTTTCCCCTCCGCACCCCAAGCCCCATTCCAACCCTCAAATACAG GTAGTGCTTCAGGGGGACTAGCAAATGCCAATTTTGCTAAATTTGACAACTTCCACAATTCGTGTAGTGCTGACTTTGGAGCCTTCAGTTCCTCTTCCCAGAGTAACTCAACAGGAGCTGGCAAAGCTGCTGTACAGAGTACTAGCATCCCTGCTGATAGATACGCAGTCCTGGCTGACCTGGATAACGTGTTTAGCTCTGCCATAACAGAGCAAG GGGGTATCCCGATAGTGGCAagctcaaccacagcagctgGAGTGGGGGGTTTTCCTCAGAAGCAGCCAGCGGTGCCAACAGGGGGGGATCGCTATGCTGCTCTCGCTGAGCTTGATACTGTCTTTGGTTCCCCAGTCCCTACCACCAGTGTTTACAACACCACCACTGCACATGg GAGTGTGTTTGGCTCAGAGACTGGGGTGTCAACAGCACAAGCACAGCAGGCCCTGCCTGGCATGGCTCATGGTTTCGGCG CACATCCTTCAACTAATCCGTTCGTAGCTGCTGGAGTGGCCCCTGCGGGACCTCCCACCAACCCGTTCCAGAGCAACGGCAGAGTGGCTCAtgtggcggcagcagcag GCTTGATGAGGGTTCTTCATGGGCAGGGTTACCCCCCCACCTTTG cagcattcGGCACAGGCTCCATGAGTATGCCTTCTGGATTTGGGAATAATGCAGGCTTCAACCTTCCCACCAGCTTTAGTGGAACTTTCCAGCAACAATTTCCTGGGCAGGCTCCCTTCCCTCAGCCTCCTGCATATCCCCAACAACCCAACG GTGGAGGATATCATCCAGCCTTTGGCCAGGCCAAGCCTGTTGGGACTCCTTTCGGTCAGGCTATGGCTGGACCTATGGTCTCAAGCAACCCTTTCCTG GGCGCGGCTCCACCTGCACAGTATCCAACAGGAGGCTCCTCTACAAATCCCTTCTTATAG
- the agfg1a gene encoding arf-GAP domain and FG repeat-containing protein 1a isoform X14, with protein sequence MAASAKRKQEEKHLKMLREMTSLPPNRKCFDCDQRGPTYANMTVGSFVCTSCSGILRGLNPPHRVKSISMTTFTQQEIEFLQKHGNEVCKQIWLGIFDDRISSVPDFREPQKVKEFLQDKYEKKRWYVSAEQAKVVASVHASISGSSNSSTSSTPEVRPLKSLLGESAPSLHLNKNTPPNQSPVVSRGQIHQQQFHDKKFDLLSDLGGDIFAAPPNMNAGASSSFANFAHFNSHTTQNANANADFANFDAFGSTSATSGGFPSAPQAPFQPSNTGSASGGLANANFAKFDNFHNSCSADFGAFSSSSQSNSTGAGKAAVQSTSIPADRYAVLADLDNVFSSAITEQGGIPIVASSTTAAGVGGFPQKQPAVPTGGDRYAALAELDTVFGSPVPTTSVYNTTTAHGSVFGSETGVSTAQAQQALPGMAHGFGAHPSTNPFVAAGVAPAGPPTNPFQSNGRVAHVAAAAAFGTGSMSMPSGFGNNAGFNLPTSFSGTFQQQFPGQAPFPQPPAYPQQPNGGGYHPAFGQAKPVGTPFGQAMAGPMVSSNPFLGAAPPAQYPTGGSSTNPFL encoded by the exons ACGAGGACTGAATCCACCCCACAGAGTCAAGTCCATCTCTATGACAACCTTCACGCAACAGGAAATCGAGTTCCTACAGAAACATGGGAATGAG GTATGTAAACAGATCTGGCTCGGCATTTTTGATGACAGAATCTCCTCAGTACCAGACTTCAGAGAACCACAGAAAGTCAAGGAGTTCCTTCAAGACAAATACGAGAAGAAGCGATG GTACGTATCTGCTGAACAAGCCAAAGTAGTGGCATCAGTCCATGCTTCCATCTCTGGCTCGTCaaacagcagcaccagcagcactcCAGAGGTTAGACCACTCAAATCCCTGCTTGGGGAGTCGGCCCCCTCCCTACACCTCAACAAGAACACCCCACCAAATCAG TCTCCAGTGGTGAGCCGTGGACAAATCCATCAGCAGCAGTTCCATGACAAGAAGTTTGACCTCCTCAGTGACTTGGGTGGAGACATCTTCGCTGCCCCGCCTAACATGAACGCAGGCGCCAGCTCCAGTTTTGCCAACTTTGCACATTTCAACAGCCACACAA CACAAAATGCCAACGCAAATGCCGACTTTGCAAATTTTGATGCATTTGGGAGCACTTCTGCGACATCAGGTGGTTTCCCCTCCGCACCCCAAGCCCCATTCCAACCCTCAAATACAG GTAGTGCTTCAGGGGGACTAGCAAATGCCAATTTTGCTAAATTTGACAACTTCCACAATTCGTGTAGTGCTGACTTTGGAGCCTTCAGTTCCTCTTCCCAGAGTAACTCAACAGGAGCTGGCAAAGCTGCTGTACAGAGTACTAGCATCCCTGCTGATAGATACGCAGTCCTGGCTGACCTGGATAACGTGTTTAGCTCTGCCATAACAGAGCAAG GGGGTATCCCGATAGTGGCAagctcaaccacagcagctgGAGTGGGGGGTTTTCCTCAGAAGCAGCCAGCGGTGCCAACAGGGGGGGATCGCTATGCTGCTCTCGCTGAGCTTGATACTGTCTTTGGTTCCCCAGTCCCTACCACCAGTGTTTACAACACCACCACTGCACATGg GAGTGTGTTTGGCTCAGAGACTGGGGTGTCAACAGCACAAGCACAGCAGGCCCTGCCTGGCATGGCTCATGGTTTCGGCG CACATCCTTCAACTAATCCGTTCGTAGCTGCTGGAGTGGCCCCTGCGGGACCTCCCACCAACCCGTTCCAGAGCAACGGCAGAGTGGCTCAtgtggcggcagcagcag cattcGGCACAGGCTCCATGAGTATGCCTTCTGGATTTGGGAATAATGCAGGCTTCAACCTTCCCACCAGCTTTAGTGGAACTTTCCAGCAACAATTTCCTGGGCAGGCTCCCTTCCCTCAGCCTCCTGCATATCCCCAACAACCCAACG GTGGAGGATATCATCCAGCCTTTGGCCAGGCCAAGCCTGTTGGGACTCCTTTCGGTCAGGCTATGGCTGGACCTATGGTCTCAAGCAACCCTTTCCTG GGCGCGGCTCCACCTGCACAGTATCCAACAGGAGGCTCCTCTACAAATCCCTTCTTATAG